AAAGGTAAGACTGCCTTTTCATGGCTAGTTTGGATACCTAAacccaaactatctcatctcatcttatttcatataatcattacaactttccatacaaaataaaataaacgactcaactttttcaaatcccaaaacaaaactaatattaaaaaattatattgtaaaaatattttattcaatttttaacaaaatatctcttctcatttcatctgaactgtgtaaccaaacgagtcAAACTTCTCTGATGAAATAGTCAACGAATTTTCTTTTCAACTGTGAATCCTTGTGGCTAGGCCGCATCTGGTGCTGTGCAATGTCAGATGCTTGATGCAACCTATCCTGGAGCTGTTCCAATGCACAAGGTGACAAACTGCCTCTTctactttttatttgttattttttttaaaaattatttttctctgcAAATCATCTTTGAGTTAGTAATTTTACTTTTCGATTAGGCGTAACTAGATGACATTGCTATTTATAGGTGAATTTTGACGCGAAGACAGAATATGATATGATCCAAAATTATAAGGTTCTGCAGGAAGTATTCAACAAGTTGAAAATTGATAAGGTGATTTCATCCAACTGGTATAACTACTTTGCAATGTTtttcatgcatgcattttgCCAGTTCTATTGTTTTACCAATTCCATTATCTTAAGGTGTTAAGTTTGTATTACTACATTCCTTTTGAGTTGTTTATCCTAAAGTCGGATCAACCATTAGAATGTCCCCATTTCTACCTGacctttttatttgaataaagtTGGAATGCAATTCCTGTCTGAAGTTCGGGATCAGGTTGGTTTGGGGTTAATAGAAGCCTAGTTCTACTGGATAAATGAGAAAGGAACTTGATATTTATTCTGGAATTAAGTGTCATAGAATAACCAATATCAACGGTAATCCACAAGACAATCTTTCACATTGGTGGTAGCCTCTTGGCCTGAATGTTGGGCTTATTGTTCCTCCAGTTTTAGAATTTCCTTCCACAATCATATGAGTTTGTTTCTAGGATTTTCCTTTCTGAAGTTGACACAAAACGACAAATAAATATGTACTTTTAGAGTAAATTCTCATTATCAACTGGTCTACAACTTCAGTACAATTGAATCGTTTTTAAGTCCCAATTTCTAGAAATGTAAAGAGTAGGATTTCTAAGATGAAACCTTCTATGTTTATATGAATGAGATTGTACTGAGGTAGGGACTCGTGCGTATATTCAAGCTAATGAAAGAGAAGGCAGAAAGAAATCTTCTTTTTGGTGCGAgtattgatcaaaaaataaaatagattacTCCACTAACCATTAGCTGTATAAGATAACCAGATAAAAAGGTGGAGTGCAAGGCTCAATTATGTTCTCACTAATAACTTATAATTAGGTGGGAAGTAGGATTAGCAAATGTCGTTGCTCAAGCCAGAagttctattttcttttaatgctAGTTTTTTCTGTATGACAGCATATTGAAGTCAACAGGCTAGTTAAAGGAAGACCTCTGGACAACTTGGAGTTCTTACAATGGCTGAAACGATACTGTGATTCTGTAAATGGTGGCATTATGAACGAGTATGCTACTTTCTTTTCAGTGTCATAATCCCTTCTCTGTTTTTAACAACTTTAAATGTTGCATCAATGTTATCATAattcctattttatttttccctgaACTTCAACACGCATTGTGTTCTTGTAGGAATTATAACCCTGTTGAGCGAAGGGGTAAGGGTGTGAAGGAGAGGAATCCTAAGGGTTCTCAGAAGCATCCAAAATCACTGCAAACAAACAATATGGACAATCCTGGTTCTGATGACACAAGTGGTCTCGATAAGGCCTTGGGTGAGATTTAAGCTTTTCATCCTCTCTGCAAACAAACAATATGCACTCTGAACTTGTGCCTGATATTTGACATTTTAAGCTTTTCATCCTTCCCATTGTTGTTTTTGCTTGTTGGTGTAGGCTTCAGGCAAGGAAAGAAATATGCAGCAGGAGGTCGAGCAAATTCTTCCAGGGAGGTTCAGGCTTTGTCTGAGGAGGTAATGAATGGCATTATGTCAAAAGGATGGCAGTCCATCACTTTAGATAGCACAAAGGTAGTAAGAGGATGATGCACTAGTTCTTTTGTTTTGACTTTTTGAAATTTCTCTGGACCAAGTGCCCCGTTTGTTTTAGCCATGGTTCTATCCATGAtgcatgctctctctctctctctctctctctctctctcacacacacacacacacgggcacacacacacacacgcacacaggTTTTATGATTGacataatgaaatagtttgccTTCTGGAGTTGGATAGTATCAACTGCTTTccatttctcttattgctttttTTACCACTGCCcacaaataggaaaaaaaaaataaaaacatatattgtGGTCTGGCTGGCAGCGCTTCTAAAAGTTGATTCCTTATGTGGTTTGTTGTTATAATGCTTTTGTCATACAGATTGCTGGTCTTAAGCTCTCAGTCGATcttttggaaaaagaaagagacttTTACTTTGCAAAATTAAGGGATATAGAGGTTCTCTGTCAGAGTCCTGAACTAGAGAATCTCCCAGTAAGTTTTTTTAGATTATTGTACTCATGGATTCAATACTTGTTGGAAGTTTGCCTTTTAGCATATTTATTTTGCTAGTGCTAGGTACATCTTGTTCTATTCATATGATTTACCTACAATGCCTTCTTCCTCATTTGACTCCCAGCATATTTAAGGATTATGAAGGAATCTATGGCCACCATGAAAATGttccaaagaaaaattatcCTAATGTAGGTTTGTTTTTGGCCTGGAGATTTGAATCCTTTGCTAGGAGTTTCTTTTGTAACCGACTATCGATTTGAGCTGATTGTGATCATGCCTTTTATGGGCTCGAGATGGAGCCACGTTGGTTTATTTTTCACATGAGCTAGGGggacaataaaaaaaaactgtcaAGTTTGGGAGCATAATAACTATGGCAGGAGTTTACCCTTCTCTGTCAATAATCCCTGagtttctctcattttcttggcAGTACCTTCTTGTATCAACAAGAGTTCTGCCATGTGAATGTCTTTGTGAGTATTTGCATATGAATGCATTTAAGCTGCCCTCATTCTTCCTTTACCTCTTAGGTTTTATCCAAAGAGGTGAAGATCAGTCACATAATATACTTACAGGTTTATGTGTTTTATTGGTATGACCTGGATCAAATATAATTAGACGTGATTACATGGTTTAGTGGATAATTAATGCATTTACTTCAATTTTGGCAGATGTCTGTCGCAATTAAAATGATATTGTATGCTGCCGATGCAAAGGAATCTGCACTTGCCCAAGCTGAGGATTACCTCACACAGTTTACAAATGCTGAAGCTAAAGCAGAAAATGATGCCTAGGTTTGTCGACTGACAAAGGAGGCCTTGCTTGTAAAAAGTAAGACTCTTTTCTGAGTCTTCTGGCAGGACAAGCCCATTGCTTCACTTTATCATGAGATGCTAGTGATCTTTAACTTTGCGTCATctactaaataataaaacattGATCCTTCTTTATGTCCACTTGTCTCGGTTAGAAAGATGGCAGAAATTGGGAAAATGACTAATCTAGTATCATTAGCCAAAATACCTAAATTTTACCAATAGCTACATAAAATTTCCATAGGTTCCCTTTGGATATAAAAACTTGGATTTGGATTTCAAATCAACCATAATTTCAaatccaagattttaaaaagCTTAAAAGGTTGTTTGATTTTTGTGCAAATCCTAATCCAAATTTTAGTAAATAATCCAAATCTATTATTTGGATTTCAAAAGACCTAAATCTTTACCTTCTCAAATCCATCTATCCAAACACACTATACTGGTATTCTAGACAGTTCATAAGAATCACCAATACTATGTTCATGCCCTCTGACTTCTCATTGTATTGCATAAATGTTCTTCTTCTCATTGTATTGCATaaatgttctttcttttttggagtTGTATCTATAGCGAAGATTTCATATCCAGTATTGTTGAGACTTGTTTTTTTGCCACAAGCAGCATTTACCTTTGCACTGACTATACTTGTGATTGTCCAGagtaaattcttttaaattctgaTTTAGCTACCTATTGTAAAGTCTATCCATTTGATTAATGATATAAACAATGGCTACCATCTAGTAACAGTACAGAggcattttcttgttttctagATCGTGTGACATAATCAACGTGACATCATCTCTCCGTGGTCATCATTTTGGTACTTTCTTATGAAGTATGGAGATTACATCGTCTTGCGTTGACTGGAATTCTAGTGGTGTTGGCCTTGGTTTTTTACAGttgtttttgggttttcttttgAGACACTGATTTGTCTAGTTctatatttatacttttcttttattattcaaagttgtcaaatttatgttataaattttcTGTAACTCATGCTGGAAATGGATGTGACCTCTTTGCAAGAATCATTGGCATTGTGCCATCCAGGATTCAACTCATATTTGAGACCATTAGGCACTTATGTCTTAATTGTTGCAATCAGGTGCAAGCCTTGCATAATTTCCTGAAAGCAAGGATGCTTTATGCCAGATGAAAAATAAGCTTAGCGTATCATATGCTGAGAAAACTAGGTCCTGagtaaataaaaacaaagttcTTGGATTGTTGTGGACCAAAATTACAATGATTTGTTACCTATTGGAAGGAATCCTACATATCATTACGCTCACATCATATGTATCGTGCATTGCCGtataaatatctcaaatatATACATACCATGAACTATCTATTACAAGTTTTTCataggatcaaatgattatcgAGCTGAAAAGGCCGAAACACCTAGAAAAACATCCtgagattttgagttaaatgaACGAGTGATTGACCAAAGTCACTAGTTTTGTCAAAGTCAAGATgcaaatactattttataccGATTGATATGGCATGCTTCCATTCCAATTGTCTTTGGTGTGTTAATAAAAGGACTtacaaataagttttttttttttttcctgattaaTGATTAATATGGAAAGTACGAAAAGTACTCTAATAATTCCAGCCAAGTGAGCTGTCTCCTTCAAAACTTTGGGCATCCCATTGTTTGCATTTACTAAAGTGAGGAATACCACCTTATCATCATCTATGTGAGTATATACATTATTGAAGGCAATAATCCACtttatcatcataaaaaaaaaggtaatccCCAACAACAAAGTTACAACTGAGAATAAGCACTCAATAAAAGAAAGTTGGAATTTGACGACTAACATAAAGAAATGAGAATCATTATGCTGGGTAGAAAGCAAAGCCAAAAGCAATCCtaatcgattgaaagattttaggAGAAAACAGGGAAAGTGTAACCTAGACGATTATATGAAGACATTAAGTTTCTTTAATAATTTCAATCCCCGTCTTTCCTCGAACGATCCTTTATGTATATCAAGACAAAGTTCATCTGACAGTTCATGAACAAAATATGATGGTTCTATAAGGGAAACAGAGGACCATATTTAC
This Carya illinoinensis cultivar Pawnee chromosome 11, C.illinoinensisPawnee_v1, whole genome shotgun sequence DNA region includes the following protein-coding sequences:
- the LOC122281198 gene encoding microtubule-associated protein RP/EB family member 1A isoform X1, whose amino-acid sequence is MATNIGMMDSGYFVGRNEILNWINNRLQLDLSRIEEAASGAVQCQMLDATYPGAVPMHKVNFDAKTEYDMIQNYKVLQEVFNKLKIDKHIEVNRLVKGRPLDNLEFLQWLKRYCDSVNGGIMNENYNPVERRGKGVKERNPKGSQKHPKSLQTNNMDNPGSDDTSGLDKALGFRQGKKYAAGGRANSSREVQALSEEVMNGIMSKGWQSITLDSTKIAGLKLSVDLLEKERDFYFAKLRDIEVLCQSPELENLPMSVAIKMILYAADAKESALAQAEDYLTQFTNAEAKAENDA
- the LOC122281198 gene encoding microtubule-associated protein RP/EB family member 1B isoform X2, yielding MATNIGMMDSGYFVGRNEILNWINNRLQLDLSRIEEAASGAVQCQMLDATYPGAVPMHKVNFDAKTEYDMIQNYKVLQEVFNKLKIDKHIEVNRLVKGRPLDNLEFLQWLKRYCDSVNGGIMNENYNPVERRGKGVKERNPKGSQKHPKSLQTNNMDNPGSDDTSGLDKALGFRQGKKYAAGGRANSSREVQALSEEIAGLKLSVDLLEKERDFYFAKLRDIEVLCQSPELENLPMSVAIKMILYAADAKESALAQAEDYLTQFTNAEAKAENDA